A single window of Vigna unguiculata cultivar IT97K-499-35 chromosome 1, ASM411807v1, whole genome shotgun sequence DNA harbors:
- the LOC114191500 gene encoding frataxin, mitochondrial isoform X2, whose product MASKLVLQRRLLRFLQLLPPSSSSTHAVPFLSVKASECTSLCRKNSLLPSHTSYSRNLCSGSFNLDESQAPLTVDYRSLLDENEFHRLADSTIHSVQEKLEDYGDLVEVDGFDIDYGNDVLTVKLGDLGTYVLNKQTPNRQLWLSSPLSGPSRFDWDRDTKAWIYRRNKANLYKILEGELEQLCGKAIVLS is encoded by the exons ATGGCCTCAAAGTTGGTATTGCAAAGAAGGCTACTCAGGTTTTTGCAACTGTTACCgccttcatcttcttccactCATGCTGTCCCATTCCTTTCTGTAAAAGCTTCAGAATGCACATCCCTCTGCAGGAAAAATAGCCTTCTTCCTTCTCACACATCTTATTCTAGAAACTTGTGCTCTGGCAGTTTTAATCTTGATGAATCTCAAGCCCCCCTAACTGTTGATTACCG TTCTCTACTGGATGAGAATGAATTCCATAGATTGGCTGATTCCACAATACATAGCGTACAAGAGAAGTTAGAG GACTATGGAGACTTAGTTGAAGTTGATGGATTTGACATAGACTATGGG AATGATGTTTTGACTGTAAAACTCGGCGATCTTGGCACCTATGTATTGAACAAACAAACACCAAATCGACAACTTTGGCTGTCTTCTCCACTGAG TGGTCCATCAAGGTTTGATTGGGATCGGGATACCAAAGCTTGGATTTATAGACGGAACAAAGCAAACCTGTATAAAATCTTGGAAGGTGAGTTGGAGCAGTTATGTGGCAAAGCTATCGTTCTTTCCTAA
- the LOC114191500 gene encoding frataxin, mitochondrial isoform X1: protein MASKLVLQRRLLRFLQLLPPSSSSTHAVPFLSVKASECTSLCRKNSLLPSHTSYSRNLCSGSFNLDESQAPLTVDYRSLLDENEFHRLADSTIHSVQEKLEDYGDLVEVDGFDIDYGNDVLTVKLGDLGTYVLNKQTPNRQLWLSSPLRLVFCSGPSRFDWDRDTKAWIYRRNKANLYKILEGELEQLCGKAIVLS from the exons ATGGCCTCAAAGTTGGTATTGCAAAGAAGGCTACTCAGGTTTTTGCAACTGTTACCgccttcatcttcttccactCATGCTGTCCCATTCCTTTCTGTAAAAGCTTCAGAATGCACATCCCTCTGCAGGAAAAATAGCCTTCTTCCTTCTCACACATCTTATTCTAGAAACTTGTGCTCTGGCAGTTTTAATCTTGATGAATCTCAAGCCCCCCTAACTGTTGATTACCG TTCTCTACTGGATGAGAATGAATTCCATAGATTGGCTGATTCCACAATACATAGCGTACAAGAGAAGTTAGAG GACTATGGAGACTTAGTTGAAGTTGATGGATTTGACATAGACTATGGG AATGATGTTTTGACTGTAAAACTCGGCGATCTTGGCACCTATGTATTGAACAAACAAACACCAAATCGACAACTTTGGCTGTCTTCTCCACTGAG ACTTGTTTTCTGCAGTGGTCCATCAAGGTTTGATTGGGATCGGGATACCAAAGCTTGGATTTATAGACGGAACAAAGCAAACCTGTATAAAATCTTGGAAGGTGAGTTGGAGCAGTTATGTGGCAAAGCTATCGTTCTTTCCTAA